A part of Larkinella insperata genomic DNA contains:
- a CDS encoding YraN family protein, whose amino-acid sequence MAQHNDTGKQGEDEAVRYLEQKGYHVLERNYRHQHAEIDLVARKGRLLIFVEVKTRSNTRFGHPEEFVTYTKARLVMKAAEHYIFTKDWQHDVRFDVVAVTVFPEEVTIRHLEDAFH is encoded by the coding sequence ATGGCGCAGCACAATGACACCGGCAAACAGGGGGAAGACGAGGCCGTCCGTTACCTCGAACAGAAAGGTTACCACGTTCTGGAACGCAACTACCGCCACCAGCACGCGGAAATTGATTTAGTGGCCCGCAAAGGCAGGCTACTTATTTTTGTTGAGGTCAAAACCCGCAGCAACACCCGCTTCGGTCACCCGGAAGAGTTTGTTACCTACACCAAAGCCCGGCTGGTTATGAAAGCCGCTGAACACTACATCTTCACGAAAGACTGGCAACACGATGTACGTTTTGACGTTGTTGCGGTAACGGTGTTCCCGGAAGAAGTGACCATCAGGCATTTAGAGGATGCTTTTCACTGA
- a CDS encoding S41 family peptidase, with amino-acid sequence MRFLVLLMALSLGTAYCFPAPPKKTAYRPRVYSVEQLRSDFAVLRKTLEERHPSLYRYVPREKMNQQFDSVFRQLYRPMTEVEFRDLLRPLIVQIRCGHTDVQESLYTSRSTRKPQPEWLPFDIILQNDRLFIGRNRSTDSSLICGTEVLKLGNYPVKDIIQAARDRWPSDGYNQTFKNYFLELYHLEDTYWRHFSGRSPWTLTVRDTTGTERLTTVRRRPVASGDLQTSPAPATVKRSKKSRHRTEASYDEDDAKLQLMRSLHFINSDSTAAMLIINSFGYERYQSFHREVFETLEKQKVQDLVIDLRQNTGGNAEIGSDLMSYLMKSDFRQVDRAECRVRRPNACSYFDRKEKRVLRQNFRFMRAEGGRYHFGKSNVGWNKPASEHRFTGRVYILTSGRTFSAASIFTASLKAQRTVTIIGQETGGGEAGCNGGIIQTLTLPETRLRVRFPVFWIATASRNPDQGRGVMPDYSIEYTVRDRIKQRDRDLEKALELIQSGKRKMTLR; translated from the coding sequence ATGCGGTTCCTCGTGTTGCTAATGGCGCTGAGCCTCGGCACGGCTTATTGTTTTCCGGCACCCCCGAAAAAAACGGCTTATCGCCCCCGGGTGTATAGTGTCGAACAGCTTCGAAGCGACTTTGCCGTGCTTCGGAAGACGCTGGAAGAGCGCCATCCGAGCCTGTACCGGTATGTCCCGCGCGAGAAAATGAATCAGCAATTTGATTCGGTGTTCCGGCAGCTTTACCGCCCGATGACGGAGGTTGAATTCCGCGATTTGCTTCGCCCCCTGATCGTGCAGATCCGCTGCGGGCACACCGATGTGCAGGAATCCCTCTACACCAGCCGCTCAACCCGAAAACCGCAGCCGGAATGGTTGCCGTTTGACATTATTCTGCAAAACGACCGGCTGTTTATCGGTCGCAACCGCAGCACGGATTCCTCGCTGATCTGCGGTACGGAAGTGCTGAAATTAGGAAACTATCCGGTTAAGGACATCATCCAGGCCGCCCGCGACCGCTGGCCGTCGGACGGCTACAACCAGACCTTCAAAAACTATTTTCTCGAATTATATCACTTGGAGGACACCTACTGGCGGCATTTCAGCGGGCGCTCGCCCTGGACACTGACCGTTCGGGATACCACTGGCACGGAGCGCCTGACCACCGTTCGCCGTCGTCCGGTTGCTTCGGGTGACCTGCAAACCAGCCCGGCTCCCGCGACGGTCAAGCGCAGCAAAAAAAGCCGCCACCGAACGGAAGCGTCGTATGATGAAGACGATGCCAAGCTGCAATTGATGCGCTCCCTGCATTTCATCAACAGCGACTCAACGGCGGCCATGCTGATTATCAATAGCTTCGGCTACGAGCGTTACCAGTCATTTCACCGGGAAGTTTTTGAAACGCTGGAAAAACAGAAGGTTCAGGACCTGGTGATCGACCTGCGGCAGAATACCGGGGGCAACGCCGAAATCGGGTCGGATCTGATGTCGTACCTCATGAAATCCGATTTCCGGCAGGTCGACCGGGCGGAGTGCCGCGTGCGTCGGCCCAACGCCTGCTCGTATTTCGACCGGAAAGAAAAACGGGTTTTGCGCCAGAACTTCCGATTTATGCGAGCCGAAGGTGGCCGCTATCACTTCGGCAAATCCAACGTTGGCTGGAACAAACCCGCATCCGAACACCGCTTTACCGGCCGGGTTTATATTTTGACCAGTGGCCGGACCTTCTCGGCCGCATCCATTTTTACGGCCAGCCTCAAAGCCCAGCGGACGGTGACGATCATCGGTCAGGAAACCGGCGGGGGCGAAGCAGGCTGCAACGGCGGCATCATCCAGACGCTGACCTTACCTGAAACGCGGCTCCGCGTGCGGTTTCCGGTCTTCTGGATTGCCACGGCCAGCCGGAACCCGGATCAGGGCCGGGGCGTGATGCCCGATTATTCGATTGAATACACCGTCCGGGACCGCATCAAGCAGCGTGATCGGGATCTGGAGAAAGCCCTCGAACTAATTCAGTCCGGGAAGCGCAAAATGACATTACGCTGA
- a CDS encoding glycosyltransferase family 2 protein: MSVHPTISVIMPVHNGERFLAEAIESLLGQTLTDFELIIINDGSTDQSGHICKKYLAIDSRIRLLTNAKPLGKAGDLAKEMGMQHARGRFIAIMDADDVAKPHRLERQTAFLETHPDVFLCGSWAEYIDPTGRVFRDWKPDTESSRIVRNLYWKNSIMHPTFFFRNDPSAFPFYETKYTWYNDYYTQLKLIKQGRKLANVPEILLSYRVSGQSSTQTGIKKKVLEYFQIRDEIARYPATRPDFRSRMIVLAQQLAVACLPEKWLLRFHPVFRKTI; this comes from the coding sequence ATGTCTGTACATCCAACCATCTCTGTCATCATGCCCGTCCACAACGGCGAACGCTTTCTGGCGGAAGCGATTGAAAGCCTGCTGGGACAGACATTGACAGACTTTGAGCTTATCATCATCAACGATGGCTCAACCGATCAATCCGGCCATATTTGCAAAAAGTACCTGGCCATCGACAGCCGAATTCGGCTTCTGACCAATGCCAAACCGCTGGGCAAAGCAGGCGATCTGGCCAAAGAAATGGGGATGCAGCACGCCAGAGGCCGGTTTATTGCCATCATGGATGCCGACGACGTGGCCAAACCGCACCGGCTGGAACGGCAAACGGCTTTTCTGGAAACCCACCCGGACGTATTTCTCTGCGGATCGTGGGCTGAATACATCGATCCCACCGGCCGGGTCTTCCGGGATTGGAAACCCGATACGGAATCCAGCCGGATTGTGCGGAACCTGTACTGGAAAAATTCGATCATGCACCCCACCTTTTTTTTCCGGAACGACCCGTCGGCTTTTCCGTTTTACGAAACAAAATATACGTGGTATAATGATTATTACACGCAGTTGAAACTGATCAAGCAGGGTCGAAAACTGGCCAATGTGCCGGAAATTCTGCTGTCGTACCGGGTTTCGGGGCAAAGCTCAACGCAGACAGGCATCAAAAAGAAAGTCCTGGAATATTTTCAGATTCGGGACGAAATTGCCCGCTACCCGGCTACCCGGCCCGATTTCCGCAGCCGGATGATTGTGCTGGCGCAGCAGTTGGCGGTGGCCTGTCTGCCCGAAAAATGGTTGCTGCGGTTTCATCCGGTTTTCCGGAAAACGATCTGA
- a CDS encoding methyltransferase domain-containing protein has product MSDYNEAYHNEIEANARRSAETVIGFLIRLFHPQSVIDIGCGRGTWLAEWQRQGITDFRGVDGGGQDQNRLLIPPDRFLEYNLNQPFTAAKRYDLVTCLEVVEHLKPASADTIVQTLTGLSDVVVFSAAVPRQGGFQHINEQWPAYWAEKFEAAGYVFTDGIRWQLMPHAEVAWWYRQNLFLAIRKELYEARYGFLPRFSPDYYVMHKLVYKTYASWSYRLYFTIEQFIYNHFHSLYHAIYPTIKKILAKS; this is encoded by the coding sequence ATGTCCGACTACAACGAAGCGTATCACAACGAAATTGAAGCCAACGCCCGGCGGTCGGCCGAAACTGTCATCGGCTTTCTGATCCGGCTTTTCCACCCTCAATCGGTCATCGATATAGGCTGCGGACGCGGCACCTGGCTGGCTGAGTGGCAGCGGCAGGGCATCACCGATTTTCGGGGTGTCGACGGGGGGGGACAGGACCAAAACCGGCTGCTGATTCCGCCCGATCGGTTTCTGGAATACAACTTGAATCAGCCCTTTACGGCTGCCAAACGCTACGATCTGGTCACCTGTCTGGAGGTAGTCGAACACCTGAAACCGGCCTCGGCCGATACGATTGTGCAAACGCTCACGGGGCTATCGGATGTGGTGGTTTTCAGCGCAGCCGTGCCGCGGCAGGGCGGTTTTCAGCACATCAACGAGCAGTGGCCCGCCTACTGGGCCGAAAAGTTTGAAGCCGCCGGGTACGTGTTCACGGATGGCATTCGCTGGCAACTGATGCCGCACGCGGAAGTGGCCTGGTGGTATCGACAGAATTTGTTTCTAGCCATCCGGAAAGAGCTTTACGAAGCCCGGTACGGCTTTCTGCCCCGTTTTTCGCCCGACTATTACGTAATGCATAAGCTGGTGTACAAGACGTACGCCAGTTGGTCATACCGGCTTTATTTTACGATTGAACAGTTTATTTACAACCATTTTCACTCGTTGTACCACGCCATTTACCCAACGATCAAGAAAATTTTAGCGAAGTCATGA
- a CDS encoding ribonuclease H-like domain-containing protein has translation MPVSWKKRLKNLLFIDIKTVAGAPSYNDLDERIQQQWGQKTSYFQNDENWSAAKWYDTRASYYAEYGKIVCIGIGGLYWDDDNNVFLKVKTLANDDEEALLGEFINIIEKYPSNELILCAHNGKEFDYPYLCRRMLVHGHQLPAALRLSGRKPWDIPHQDVLEMWRFGDSRHFVPLDLLAAVLNLPTQPLELTGDQTSLVYYQKMGLSKVREYARASIVTLVQVYLRLLGAPLVEEQRITRLE, from the coding sequence ATGCCCGTATCTTGGAAAAAACGACTCAAAAACCTTTTATTCATTGATATTAAAACCGTTGCCGGAGCGCCATCGTACAACGACCTGGATGAGCGAATACAGCAGCAGTGGGGGCAGAAAACCAGTTACTTCCAAAACGACGAGAACTGGTCGGCGGCCAAATGGTACGATACCCGGGCTTCCTATTACGCCGAATACGGTAAAATTGTCTGTATCGGAATCGGTGGGTTGTACTGGGACGATGACAACAATGTGTTCCTGAAAGTGAAAACGCTCGCCAACGACGACGAAGAAGCGTTGCTGGGCGAATTTATTAACATCATTGAAAAATACCCCTCTAACGAACTGATCCTCTGCGCGCACAACGGGAAGGAATTTGACTACCCGTATTTGTGTCGCCGGATGCTGGTTCACGGCCACCAGCTGCCAGCGGCTCTGCGCCTGTCGGGTCGTAAGCCCTGGGATATTCCCCATCAGGATGTACTGGAAATGTGGCGTTTCGGAGACAGTCGCCACTTTGTGCCGCTCGACCTGCTGGCGGCCGTTCTGAACCTGCCCACCCAACCGCTCGAACTGACCGGCGACCAAACCAGTCTGGTGTATTATCAGAAAATGGGCCTGAGTAAAGTGCGGGAATACGCCCGGGCGTCCATCGTGACGCTGGTGCAGGTGTATCTCCGCTTGCTGGGAGCGCCACTGGTGGAAGAACAGCGCATTACGCGCCTGGAGTAA
- the lipB gene encoding lipoyl(octanoyl) transferase LipB — MNTICNKRVQVQDLGLIDYQSGWDYQERLLADIVAAKIDNRNRPADGHTLTPNYLLFCQHPHVYTLGKSGKQDHLLANDAFLQKIGATYYKINRGGDITYHGPGQLVGYPILDLDNFFTDIHRYMRLLEEAIIRTLADYGLDAGRIDGLTGVWLDYETEEKQSNGPRKICAMGVKASRWVTMHGFALNVNTDLGYFNHIVPCGISDKAVTSMQAELGREVPVAEVAERVTHHLADLFGMELMHEPSGFRPLEV, encoded by the coding sequence ATGAACACCATTTGTAACAAACGAGTCCAGGTTCAAGATCTGGGACTTATTGATTATCAGTCGGGTTGGGACTATCAGGAACGGTTGCTGGCGGACATCGTTGCGGCTAAAATCGATAATCGGAATCGGCCTGCCGACGGACATACGCTGACGCCCAATTACCTTTTATTCTGTCAGCACCCGCATGTTTACACGCTCGGGAAAAGCGGAAAGCAGGACCATTTGCTGGCGAACGATGCGTTTTTGCAGAAGATTGGGGCGACGTATTACAAAATCAACCGCGGTGGTGACATAACCTATCATGGTCCGGGGCAGTTGGTGGGGTACCCGATTCTGGATCTGGATAACTTTTTTACCGATATCCACCGGTACATGCGTTTACTGGAAGAAGCCATCATCCGGACGCTGGCGGATTACGGTCTGGATGCAGGGCGGATTGATGGGTTGACGGGCGTCTGGCTGGATTACGAAACGGAAGAAAAACAATCCAACGGTCCGCGAAAAATCTGCGCAATGGGCGTTAAAGCGAGCCGTTGGGTAACGATGCACGGCTTTGCGCTGAACGTGAACACGGATTTGGGGTACTTTAATCACATCGTGCCGTGCGGCATTTCCGACAAAGCCGTTACGTCGATGCAGGCCGAGTTGGGGCGGGAAGTTCCGGTTGCAGAAGTGGCCGAACGTGTGACGCACCACCTGGCCGATTTGTTCGGAATGGAGTTGATGCATGAACCGTCGGGCTTTCGCCCGTTGGAAGTATGA
- the rnr gene encoding ribonuclease R: MRNNRNKPRENRRSAQNRPVPSANSFLDEMKNDIAAFFEINSGESFSQAAVLENFDVNERKMKLLTNGLIGELTDEGLLTRHPDGTYQFNESDQTVEGVVDHVNPRFAFVGTGSGDRDDDIYVSTEDLNGAIDGDTVKVKRLSGSSYGSRSQGRSRRVEGRVTEVVERGRSELVGRIETWPNYGQVIPDSKKIYEEIYIPKDKLGEAKDGDKVIIRMTRFPDGRHRPEGEVISVLGQAGEHNTEMHAILAEFGLPVHFPDAVEQESERISEQIPEEEIAKRRDMRGVTTFTIDPEDAKDFDDALSVLMLENGNYEIGVHIADVTHYIRMGTALEDEAFKRGTSVYLVDRVVPMLPEKLSNNLCSLRPNEDKLTFSAVFEMTPDAKVKKEWFGRTVIHSDRRFAYEEAQNVVDTGQGDYLEELRLLNEIAFKLRDERFRHGAINFETVEVRFKLDENGVPLSVYPKVRKDAHKLIEEFMLLANKRVAEFVHNLSRGEHPNVMVYRVHDSPDFEKLRTFATFAGRFGYKLKVDNEKELSKSFNTMMDDLEGQPEQNALQQLAIRTMAKARYSTEDIGHFGLAFRRYSHFTSPIRRYPDMMAHRLLQHYLDGGKSVDREEYEARCKQSSDRERVAVDAERASIKYKQVEFMSRMDRDQEFAGVITGVTDFGMFVEITETSAEGLVRMTDLEDDFYEFDKDNYRLIGKRTKRIFAFGDTVKVRVKEANLARRSLDLWLVDGKSTPSGSLKSRLTRRESKAGEGRSKSRSGGTGGSKREKPVKAKSDRKRR; encoded by the coding sequence ATGAGAAATAATAGAAATAAACCAAGAGAAAACCGCCGAAGCGCGCAGAACCGACCGGTTCCGTCGGCTAATTCATTTCTTGATGAAATGAAAAACGACATTGCGGCTTTTTTTGAAATAAATAGTGGAGAATCGTTTTCGCAGGCCGCTGTGCTCGAAAACTTCGATGTCAACGAACGGAAAATGAAGCTCCTGACCAATGGTCTGATTGGCGAGTTGACCGACGAGGGGCTATTGACCCGCCACCCCGACGGAACCTACCAGTTCAACGAAAGCGACCAGACCGTTGAGGGCGTTGTCGATCACGTCAACCCCCGGTTTGCCTTCGTTGGTACCGGTTCGGGCGACCGCGACGACGACATTTACGTCAGTACCGAAGACCTGAACGGCGCCATTGACGGTGATACCGTAAAAGTGAAGCGATTGAGTGGTTCCTCGTACGGAAGCCGTTCGCAGGGCCGGAGCCGCCGGGTTGAAGGCCGGGTGACAGAGGTTGTAGAACGCGGACGCTCGGAGCTGGTCGGTCGGATTGAAACCTGGCCCAACTACGGGCAGGTGATCCCCGACAGCAAGAAGATTTACGAGGAAATCTACATTCCGAAAGACAAGCTGGGCGAAGCCAAAGACGGCGATAAGGTCATTATCCGGATGACGCGCTTTCCCGACGGTCGGCACCGGCCCGAGGGAGAGGTCATTTCTGTCCTGGGGCAAGCGGGTGAGCACAACACCGAAATGCACGCCATCCTGGCCGAATTCGGGTTGCCGGTTCATTTTCCGGATGCCGTCGAACAGGAATCGGAACGAATCTCGGAGCAAATTCCGGAAGAGGAAATTGCCAAACGGCGGGATATGCGCGGGGTAACCACGTTTACCATTGACCCCGAAGACGCCAAAGACTTTGACGATGCGCTGTCGGTTCTGATGCTGGAAAACGGTAACTACGAGATCGGCGTGCACATCGCCGATGTGACGCACTACATCCGGATGGGAACGGCGCTGGAAGATGAAGCCTTTAAACGCGGAACGTCCGTTTACCTGGTGGACCGTGTGGTGCCGATGCTGCCCGAAAAACTGTCGAACAACCTGTGTTCGCTGCGACCGAACGAGGATAAACTGACCTTCTCGGCGGTTTTTGAAATGACACCCGATGCCAAAGTCAAGAAAGAATGGTTTGGCCGCACGGTGATTCATTCCGACCGCCGGTTTGCCTACGAAGAAGCCCAGAACGTGGTGGACACGGGGCAGGGTGATTACCTGGAAGAGCTGCGGCTGCTGAATGAGATAGCGTTTAAACTACGTGACGAACGGTTTCGTCACGGTGCCATCAATTTTGAAACGGTTGAAGTTCGGTTCAAACTCGATGAGAACGGGGTGCCGCTGTCGGTCTACCCGAAAGTCCGGAAAGACGCGCACAAGCTGATCGAGGAATTTATGCTGCTCGCCAACAAGCGGGTGGCCGAGTTTGTGCACAACCTGTCGCGCGGAGAACACCCGAACGTGATGGTGTACCGGGTGCACGATTCGCCGGATTTCGAGAAACTGCGGACGTTTGCCACCTTCGCCGGACGGTTTGGCTACAAGCTTAAAGTTGATAACGAAAAAGAACTGTCCAAATCGTTCAACACGATGATGGATGATCTGGAAGGCCAGCCGGAGCAGAACGCACTGCAACAACTCGCCATCCGGACGATGGCCAAGGCTCGCTACAGCACCGAGGACATCGGGCACTTCGGGCTGGCTTTCCGGCGGTATTCGCACTTCACCTCGCCCATTCGTCGCTACCCGGATATGATGGCGCACCGGCTGTTGCAGCATTACCTGGACGGCGGCAAATCGGTGGATCGGGAAGAGTACGAAGCCCGTTGTAAACAATCGTCCGACCGTGAGCGCGTGGCCGTCGATGCCGAACGAGCATCCATCAAGTACAAGCAGGTGGAATTTATGAGCCGGATGGACCGCGACCAGGAGTTTGCGGGCGTGATTACGGGCGTAACGGATTTCGGGATGTTTGTCGAAATTACCGAAACCAGCGCCGAAGGACTGGTCCGGATGACGGATCTGGAAGATGATTTCTACGAATTTGACAAGGATAATTACCGGCTGATCGGCAAGCGGACCAAGCGGATTTTTGCGTTTGGCGATACGGTGAAGGTACGCGTAAAAGAAGCCAACCTGGCCCGTCGAAGCCTGGATTTGTGGCTGGTGGATGGCAAAAGCACCCCCAGCGGTTCGCTCAAAAGCCGTCTGACCCGCCGGGAGAGCAAAGCCGGTGAAGGCCGCTCGAAAAGCCGTTCCGGTGGAACAGGAGGCAGTAAACGGGAAAAACCCGTAAAAGCCAAGAGTGATCGGAAACGGCGTTGA
- the gcvP gene encoding aminomethyl-transferring glycine dehydrogenase codes for MKINLHYQERFEDRHNGSDVSQTNAILKTIGVASVDELIDQTVPALIRLEKPLDLPQAKSEHQFLADFKKLAQQNKIYKSFIGAGYYDTITPNVILRNILENPAWYTAYTPYQAEIAQGRLEALLNFQTVVIDLTGMEIANASLLDEATAAAEAMHVLYAQRPAAKKSAATFFVSERCHPQTIDVVKTRATPLGIQVLVGDHQQVNVTQDDLFGMLLQYPASDGEVFDYTDLIAAAHEHNVFVAVAADLLSLTLLTPPGEMGADIVVGSSQRFGVPMGYGGPHAAYFATREAFKRQIPGRIIGVSVDAQGNPALRMALQTREQHIRREKATSNICTAQVLLAVMAGSYAVYHGPQRLKAIAERVHGLTRLFATVLRWNDYKILTQNYFDTVTVVVDDVESLRKSARTAGVNLRYLDDERVSVSFDEAKTVDDVIQLLDVFGVSGDLDAATATLSFNWPDRLVRQSDYLTHPVFNTHHTEHQMLRYLKSLEEKDLSLVHSMISLGSCTMKLNATAEMIPVTWPEFGNIHPFAPKDQAAGYQKLVDDLSRWLCEITGFAAMSLQPNSGAQGEYAGLMVIRAYHESRNEGHRNVSLIPSSAHGTNPASAVMAGMKVVIVKCDERGNIDVADLRAKAEQYSNDLSCLMVTYPSTHGVFEETIKEICEIIHEHGGQVYMDGANMNAQVGLTSPATIGADVCHLNLHKTFCIPHGGGGPGMGPIGVVEHLAPFLPGNPMVETGGKQAIHAISAAPYGSASILTISYAYIAMMGGEGLTNATKTAILNANYLKARLEEHYPILYTGKNGRCAHEMIVDCRPFKAAGVEVEDIAKRLMDYGFHAPTVSFPVPGTMMIEPTESESKDELDRFCDALISIRAEIREVEEGKADKASNVLKHAPHTVGVFIADQWDRPYSREKAAFPLPYVKARKFWPSVSRIDNAYGDRNLVCACLPTEEYAGETAEPATAEQNL; via the coding sequence ATGAAGATCAACCTACACTATCAGGAACGTTTCGAAGACCGTCACAACGGTTCGGATGTTTCTCAAACCAATGCCATTCTGAAAACCATCGGCGTTGCTTCGGTGGACGAACTCATCGACCAGACCGTTCCGGCGCTCATTCGGCTTGAAAAACCACTCGATTTGCCGCAGGCCAAATCCGAGCACCAGTTTCTGGCCGACTTTAAAAAGCTCGCTCAACAGAACAAGATTTATAAATCGTTCATCGGCGCGGGATACTACGATACCATCACGCCGAATGTGATTCTGCGCAATATACTGGAAAATCCGGCCTGGTACACCGCTTATACGCCCTATCAGGCGGAAATTGCTCAGGGACGGCTGGAAGCTCTGCTTAATTTCCAAACCGTGGTCATTGACCTGACCGGCATGGAAATCGCCAATGCCTCGCTGCTGGATGAAGCAACGGCGGCTGCCGAAGCCATGCACGTGCTGTACGCCCAGCGCCCGGCGGCCAAGAAATCGGCCGCGACGTTTTTTGTGTCCGAACGTTGCCACCCGCAGACCATCGACGTGGTCAAAACACGGGCTACGCCCCTGGGCATCCAAGTTCTGGTGGGCGATCACCAGCAGGTAAACGTCACGCAGGATGATCTGTTCGGGATGCTGCTGCAATACCCGGCTTCCGACGGCGAGGTGTTTGATTACACCGATCTGATCGCGGCTGCTCATGAACACAACGTTTTCGTGGCCGTGGCTGCCGATCTGCTGAGCCTGACGTTGCTGACCCCTCCGGGTGAAATGGGAGCCGATATTGTGGTGGGTTCGTCGCAACGGTTTGGCGTGCCGATGGGCTACGGCGGTCCGCACGCAGCTTATTTCGCTACCCGTGAAGCGTTCAAGCGGCAGATTCCGGGCCGGATCATCGGGGTTTCGGTCGACGCCCAGGGCAATCCAGCTCTGCGGATGGCCCTGCAAACTCGCGAACAGCACATTCGCCGGGAAAAAGCCACTTCCAACATTTGTACGGCGCAGGTACTGCTGGCCGTCATGGCGGGTAGCTACGCCGTTTATCACGGTCCGCAGCGGCTCAAAGCCATTGCCGAACGAGTGCACGGCCTGACCAGGCTTTTCGCAACGGTTTTGCGCTGGAACGATTATAAAATTCTGACGCAGAATTACTTCGATACCGTCACGGTGGTGGTTGACGATGTGGAATCGCTGCGGAAATCGGCGCGGACGGCGGGCGTGAATCTGCGGTACCTGGACGATGAGCGGGTGAGCGTTTCTTTCGACGAAGCCAAAACGGTGGATGACGTGATTCAGTTGCTGGACGTTTTCGGGGTTTCCGGCGATCTGGATGCCGCTACCGCAACGCTGTCGTTTAACTGGCCCGACCGGCTGGTTCGCCAGTCGGACTACCTGACCCACCCGGTTTTCAATACGCATCATACCGAGCACCAGATGCTACGGTATCTAAAGTCGCTGGAAGAGAAAGACCTCTCGCTGGTGCACTCGATGATTTCGCTCGGTAGCTGCACCATGAAGCTGAACGCAACCGCCGAGATGATCCCGGTGACCTGGCCGGAGTTCGGTAACATTCACCCGTTTGCGCCGAAAGACCAGGCTGCGGGCTACCAGAAGCTTGTAGACGACCTGAGCCGCTGGCTTTGTGAAATCACCGGTTTTGCGGCTATGTCGCTGCAACCCAACTCCGGTGCGCAGGGCGAATACGCCGGTCTGATGGTGATCCGGGCGTACCACGAAAGCCGGAACGAAGGACACCGCAACGTGTCGCTGATTCCGTCGTCGGCGCACGGAACCAACCCCGCCAGCGCCGTTATGGCCGGAATGAAAGTCGTGATCGTGAAGTGCGACGAACGCGGTAATATTGACGTGGCTGACCTGCGGGCGAAAGCCGAACAATACAGCAACGATCTGTCGTGTCTGATGGTAACGTACCCCTCAACGCACGGGGTGTTTGAAGAAACCATCAAGGAAATCTGCGAGATTATCCACGAACACGGCGGACAGGTGTACATGGACGGGGCCAACATGAATGCTCAGGTTGGGCTGACGAGTCCGGCCACCATTGGGGCTGACGTCTGCCACCTGAACCTGCACAAAACCTTCTGCATTCCGCACGGTGGCGGTGGGCCGGGTATGGGGCCGATCGGTGTGGTCGAGCATCTGGCGCCGTTCCTGCCGGGTAACCCGATGGTCGAAACGGGCGGTAAACAGGCCATTCACGCCATCTCGGCGGCCCCTTACGGATCGGCCAGCATCCTGACGATTTCATACGCTTACATTGCGATGATGGGCGGGGAAGGCTTGACGAATGCGACCAAAACGGCCATTCTAAACGCCAACTACCTGAAAGCGCGTCTGGAAGAGCATTATCCGATTTTGTATACGGGCAAAAACGGTCGTTGTGCCCACGAAATGATTGTCGATTGCCGGCCGTTCAAAGCCGCTGGTGTCGAAGTGGAAGATATTGCGAAGCGCCTGATGGACTACGGTTTCCATGCGCCGACGGTTTCGTTCCCGGTGCCGGGCACGATGATGATCGAGCCGACCGAATCCGAATCAAAAGACGAACTCGACCGGTTCTGCGACGCTCTGATCAGCATCCGGGCCGAAATCCGTGAGGTAGAAGAAGGCAAAGCCGACAAAGCCAGTAACGTGCTGAAACACGCGCCCCACACCGTTGGCGTGTTCATCGCCGACCAGTGGGATCGTCCGTACAGCCGTGAGAAAGCCGCTTTTCCGCTGCCGTATGTGAAAGCGCGGAAGTTCTGGCCGAGTGTCAGCCGGATCGACAACGCCTACGGGGACCGGAACCTGGTTTGCGCGTGTCTGCCGACGGAGGAATACGCTGGCGAAACTGCAGAGCCGGCAACGGCTGAACAGAATTTGTAA